The following is a genomic window from Nitrospira sp. SG-bin1.
ACCAGCGGGTGGTTGCCACCGAAGACCTTTTCACGGATCTCCTTGGAACGAAGGAAGAGCGGGATGGCAATCGCTAAATTATCGGCATATAAACCGACGGCCAAATGATGGAGACTATCCGCGATGGCGGGATGGTCCGGCGTCAGAGTTGCTTCGCGAATCGCCCATGCGCGATAGAACAGCGGTCCGGCCAGTGCATGCCCTTGCTGCTGTTCCAAAAGCGCGCTGCCGAGCAAGTCCAAGGTATCGGCCACATGAAGATCATCGGCTCCTTTGGTCGCCGTGTAAATGGCCAGCGCCCGTCGAAAAGCTGTTTCCGCGCCGGAGAAGTCGTTTTGCTTGAATCGAGTAGCGCCCAATTTGTTGAGGATCGCCGCCAAGTCTTGATTGAAATCCTTGTCTGCGGTGCGGTCCAATAATCCGACCGCCGATGCGTAGGCCCTTTCAGCTTCGGACCAGTTCCCGGTAGACCGTGCGTGGTCTCCGTTGGCCTCATGTCCCGACCAACTTATGTCATCGACATCCGCCGCCGAGCGAGCACAAAAGAAGGGAGACGGGTCTGGCAATTCCCGCTCGCCTTCCGACCCACGCACCTGTCCTTGATTGTCCCCCCAGAAACAAGAGCGTTTTCCTTCGGACGTCACCTGCCAGCCGACCGGTGGGACGTTGGTATATGGGTCGCGTCCCAGCAGAGTATCGATGGTGGGAGAAGTCACCATCGGTTGATTTTCTTGAAGCGCCACATCGGCAAAAGACATGGACGAAACCGGACCACAGCAAAGCATGACGGCGACGCCGGCATGGCACAGCCTAAGGCCAGCGTGACGCGGTGAGATCGTCCGTGTACGTACCATGATGGAATTCCCCATTGGAGGCAATCACAGGGGGAGGGAGCTTACATATTCCTTAACTGACGACGCACTGTTTATTATACTGGGATCTTCCCTAGGGTATAGGGAGGACGATTGAGGAGGCGACGAAGAGATAGCCCGAGCTCTTCAGCGAGGAAGTCTATTCGGCAAGTGGATTAAGCGCCATGCCAGAGCGCCTTTTCACATTACGAATCCTGCGCATGAAGACGTACCCAACGCACGATATCCTGGGTTCCCATGACACCCGATTGCCGAGCTAATTCACGCCCTTCTCGAAGAACGATCAGGGTCGGGATACTGGCGATCCTAAATCTCGCCGCCAGACTCCGCTCCGCTTCAGAATTGACCTTTCCGAGACGGACATCTGGTTCCAGGATCTTGGCCGCCTCCTGAAATGACGGGGCCATCACCTGGCATGGCCCGCACCACGAGGCCCAGAAATCCACCGCCAACGGGATGTCGCTGCGCGACGCGTGAAGATCGAAACTGCCGGACGTCAATGTAAGGGGTTGGCCTGTAAACAAGGGCGCATGGCATTGCCCGCATTTGGGACGATCATTCACGCGGGCAACGGGTACGCGGTTCAGGCTGTGGCAATGGGGACAGGCGACTTGGAGGTGATTTTTCATTACAGCGGACACATGAAGGTCACGGCGTTCATCGACGATAAATCGTCAGCGCTCCATGGCCACGAGAAGGCGGCTGATGTGACTGGGCTCTCCCACGTCCACCCTTGTCGGCAGATCGATAAAGTCACCTCGAACGGCTTTCAACGCGCAGCGCTCGATATTGATTTCCCTGGCGGTACGGAAGCCTAAACGGCGAAAAATGGGCACAGGGGGACACCACCCCTGTATGGCATGTTGCAGCAGAAACCCCGCGACCATCGCAGGAAGCATGAAAAATCGCCGGTTCACGAGAGCTCCGAGTCCGAGCCCCAAGAGAGAGATCGAAGCGGCATTGGCCTCCAACGTTCGTTCCATGTCCCATTCATGCTCCAGCTCTTCCAACCGACGATTGATCGCCTCATGTCCTTGTCCCGAAACAGCGGCGATGTTTTGCTCCGTCTGTCGGCGGATTCGCTCGTTGATCGCTTCATCAGTATGTTGCTCGACTCGTGTGGTCGTCGATGGGATCATAGACCTCACCTTTTATGGTCATAGTGAATGATAACGATCCTCTTCATCAGCTCTTAAACAAATCTGCCCGAAGACCAGACTAGGACGTCTTTCTTTTGCCTCTGGTAATTCTGCCTTATTGCGCAGATTGCGACGACTCTCTCGTACCCTAGACTCCTGGGCCACCCCACGACGACCCGCACGTATGATCGATCACAACACATGAAGAGATTCGGCACCGCTATTGCACGATGAAATTTTGATGAATGTGATCGATAGTTGAGCTCCCAAGACATGAACTACATGGGATGAGGAGGTATTCCATGGCTCGCAAGAAAAACAAACCATCTTCCATGCCGGACACCGGTGCCGGTCCCAAAGGACGGCGTGTGGATCATTCGATCGACCAGCGAAGCCCGACCGATCAGGCAACCGGCGGGTATGATCCGGAGGATTATCACGGTTCCGGCCCGATTCTCGTAGGCCATGCTCCGGTGCACGGCGAAGAACCTGGAGCGTCCGGCATCCCGGTCGGCGTGGACCTGGACGAGAACCCTGAGGGAAATCCCGGCGACGTTCCCAACACCGAATCGCCGGGCGCGGGCATAAGCCGAAAGGCATTCGGCGACAGGGAGAGACCGGATGAGGCGATCAAGCGAGCTTCGAGGAAAGCAACATAAGAACACCTCATCCGAACACCTCTTCGGGAAAACACGGCGACGCAATGTTCCATCCCTGATTTGAACTACCGTCCTGCGCTATCCGCCATTACCGTCATGAAACGGAATTCAGGAACCCAAGACGGAACGCCGGTGTCACCGTTCCGCGTCGTCCGTGAACGCCTCCGCGTCCTGGCTGAATTGGAAGACTGGCTGGAGCGTCCGATGCAGTGGTTGGGGCTGGCATGGATCGTTCTCATACTGATCGATCTTATTGGACCGCCCAATCGGACGCTTCAGTGGCTGGTCGGAGCCCTGTGGTTCATATTCATTCTCGACTTCGTGATCCGTTTCACATTGGCGCCTCGTAAATCCGTCTATTTACGGCACAACTTCCTCACAGCCGCATCTCTTGCGGTCCCCGCGCTGCGCATGCTGCGGTTGACTTCTTTAATGCCGGCTCTTCGAGCCGCAAGGGGGCTCAAGCTCGCCGGTCTGGTGGGGAGCATCAATCGAGCGATGTTTGCGCTGAAGAGTCTCACCGCGCGCGGCGGTTTTCACTATGTGTTGCTCCTGACCTTGACCGTCGTTCTCATCGGAGCCGCCGGCATCTACGCCTTTGAAAAGGATGTTACGGAAGACCGGGGGATCAAGGATTTTGGAACCGCGCTGTGGTGGACCGGTATGCTGATGACGACGATGGGATCCGAGTATTGGCCCCGAAGTCCGGAGGGCCGGATTCTGACGTTTCTCCTCGCCCTCTATGCCTTTGCCATCTTCGGTTACGTGACTGCCACGATCGCGAGGTTCCTCATCGGCCGGGACACGGAGGGAGATAAGATCGGCTCACACCATCAATTGGCCAGGATAGAACGAGAACTTGCGCAGCTGAAGACCAGGCTTGAAGAAATAAGGAGAACATTACGGGGTTAAACGTCCATCGTTTTGCTCGGCGCGAAGGCCGGGCGAAACCCCTTGACGGCGAACAGCTGGACGGTCGTTCCGCGACAAGCCGAGTCCCATCGCTGTTCATTCTACGATGTCTCAAGTACCGCTCCACGATGGAAAGACTTTTGCAATAGAGCTTAGTAGCAGAGAATCCAGGCTCATTTCTGACATGGGGAGGAGGTGTAGCCCCTTATGCGATCTCAAGTAGTGCTGATCGTTCTTGGAGCTTTCTTACTGGTCACCAGCCTATCTTCTTGTCATGTGGTGGACCAAGGGCAGAAAACTCCATACACCGAATACCAGCAGGTCGGCGGACAGCGTGCCTACTGCTTGGATCCCGATGAGTCATCTGATTACTGCAAGCGCGATGATGATGGCAGGCAATATCAATAACCGGACCTGCGAGGAGGTATGGCATTCACGACAGGTGGTCCTCATTGAGAAGGACAATGTCCATTTCCGGCATGGCTCTACCATGGCTGCATGTCACCGAATAATCCTCCCAAAGTCCGGCCAGCCTGACCGCGTGAAAGGCTTTGAGCTACGCCGCGCGAATGCCGCCCGACTTGACCTGCCGGTCAGAGACTCCACACGGACTTGGACATCTTGTCTTCCACGCGGAACAATGGCGCACATAACAGCAGGACGGTCGGCGATGACCAAGGGACGGGGTCGGCATTCCGCTTGCCGTTCCGCATCATCGCATCACTATGTTTATGCCCTGTGAGCCACATGGAGGCAACGATGAACCGGACGCGCGACAGCATTGCCGATGTATGGGGACCACGCCGGCCCTACCGGGGTGAATGGCCCATGCGGGTCGACGAGCACGCGTCGGAACAACCGGATCGATGGGTGCCGTCGGCATGCCTGCTCTGCTCGTTCGGCTGCGGGATCGACATCGGGGTGAAAAACGGCCGTATCGTGGGTGTGCGCGGGCGAGAATCCGATCGGGTCAATCGCGGTCGTCTCGGGCCCAAGGGGCTTCACGGCTGGGTGGCCAATCATTCGTCCGATCGGCTGACCACGCCGCTGATCCGCCGCCAGGGCGACTTGCAACCGGCGACGTGGGACGAAGCGATGGACCTGATCGTGCGGCGCTCAAAAGAATTGATCGACCGCCACACGGCCAACTCCGTCGCCTTCTACACGAGCGGGCAGTTGTTTTTAGAGGAATATTACACGCTCGCGGTCATCGGCAAAGCCGGCATCGGCACGCCGCATATGGACGGCAACACGAGACTTTGCACGGCGACCGCTGATTATGCTCTGAAGGAATCCTTCGGCACCGACGGTCAGCCAGGATCTTACGGCGACATTGACGTGACCGACACGATCATGGCAATCGGCCACAACATCGCCGAACAGCAGACCGTCATGTGGATGCGCATCTTGGACCGTCGCGCTGGATCCAATGCGCCTAAGCTGGTCGTGATCGATCCCAGGAGAACACATACCGCCAAGGAAGCCGACGTGCATCTGGCTCTCCGCATCGGTACGAACGTGGCGCTGCTCAATGGGATTCAACATCTCATGATCAAACAGGGTTGGATCGACAGCACGTTCATCGACGCGCATACGGTTGGTTTTGAGAAACTGACGCAACTCGTCTCGACCTGGACGCCGGATCGGGTCGAACGGGTGACCGGCGTACCCGCACGGGATCTGGTGAAGGCCGCGACGATTATGGGGGAAAGTCCGACATTGCTCTCGACGGTACTGCAAGGAGTCTATCAATCGATGCAGGCCACGGCGGCCGCGGTCCAAGTGAACAACATTCACTTGCTGCGCGGGATGATCGGCAAACCGGGCTGTTCGGTGCTTCAGATGAACGGGCAACCCACCGCCGAAAATACCCGTGAGTGCGGCGCGGACGGCGACATGCCGGCGTTCCGCAATTGGGAAAACGAAGTCCACATGCAGGAGATGGCACGCATCTGGAACGTGGAGCGGCACAAGCTCCCGACTTATGCGCCGCCGACCCATGCGATGCAGATCTACCGCTATGCCGAAGAGGGCACCGTCAAAATGCTCTGGATCAGCGGGACCAATCCTGCCGTATCTCTCCCCGAATTAAGCCGCATTCGACGCATCCTCAACATGAGCGGTCTCTTCGTGATCGTGCAAGACGCTTTCCGCACGGAAACGACCGAACATGCCGACGTGGTGCTGCCGGCGGCGCTCTGGGGCGAGAAAACCGGCTGCTACACGAACGTGGACCGCACCGTCCATTTGTCCGAAAAGGCGATCGAGCCACCCGGGCAGGCGAAATCGGACTTCGATATTTTCGTGGACTACGCGAAACGGATGAAGTTCAGCGACAAAGACGGGGCGCCGCTGGTGAAGTGGACGACGCCGGAAGAGTGCTTCGAAGCGTGGAAGATCTGTTCGAAAGGCCGCCCCTGCGATTACAGCGGCATGAGTTATGCGGCGCTGCGCCGCAGGGCCATTCAATGGCCCTGCAACGACCAGGCGCCGGACGGCACCGAACGGCTCTATACGAATCATCGGTTCAACACCCAGGCGGATTATTGCGAAACCTACGGTCACGATCTCACAACCGGCGCGGTCCATACGCCGGAGGAATATCGCGCTCGCGATCCGCAGGGCAAGGCGTTCCTCCACGCGTTGGAATATCAGCCGCCGCATGAAGAACCGGACGACGACTATCCCTTCATGGTGACGACGGGACGCCTCGTGTATCATTGGCACACGAGGACCAAGACCGGCCGTTCGAAGGAACTGAACGATGCGGCTCCGGATGCCTTCGTGCAAATGCACGAGGACGACGCCGCCAAACTCGGGATCACGGAGGGCGATTGGGTTCAAGTGGAGTCGCGGCGGGGCCACGTGACGGCGCGCGCCAAGCTGGGCGACATCCTGCCGGGACACCTGTTCATCCCGTTTCACTACGGCTATTGGGACGATCCCGATCGCATGCGCGCGGCCAACGAGCTGACCGTTACCGAATGGGACCCGGTCAGTAAACAGCCCTATTTCAAGTTCGCCGCCGCTCGGGCGAAGAAGGTTTCAGGCTCACCGACCGTCGAGAAGATTTCGCAGATCGCCTCATTGGCGATGGGCCAGATGAAAGCGGCGGCTACCGAATTGATGGAGACGCCCGGGAAGATCTCGAAAGCCGTCGCCACTGCGGGCGACGAGCGGCCGGTCAACCTGTTCCTCGGCATGACCCTGCAGAGCGAATACCTCTTGGCCGAAGCGTTTCGCCAAGTCGGCCACAAGCACATGGCCGAGCCGGACATCCACGTGACCTGTCTGCTCATGGCCTCTTGGAGTCGGGAGCAGGCCGAGGGGCTCAGACCCTTCGTCGC
Proteins encoded in this region:
- a CDS encoding thiol reductase thioredoxin, whose product is MKNHLQVACPHCHSLNRVPVARVNDRPKCGQCHAPLFTGQPLTLTSGSFDLHASRSDIPLAVDFWASWCGPCQVMAPSFQEAAKILEPDVRLGKVNSEAERSLAARFRIASIPTLIVLREGRELARQSGVMGTQDIVRWVRLHAQDS